The Ascochyta rabiei chromosome 3, complete sequence genome segment TGTGGATGGTGCACTATCACATCGCAAACACCTGACCGCCGTTGGAGGAAAGCGTATCGTTGGCCAAACAACATAGTTTCATCCAAAAGTGATAGATTGTCTTCAGATGCATTGCCCAACCTGTGCCGTGACTCCGTATCATGTCTCTGATATACATGTTTGTACAGCTGTAAGTGGTATCTTGAAAACGCCGCGAATGCCTCAGTTGCCTGTCAACTCCTCCTTTCGTGCCAGTTGACGTGAGTGTCTGTCGACCTGCTCCATGACCTCTGTTATGCGCATGTTGCTCAGGTCGAGGTTCATCTCCTTGCCGTCCTCTAGAGATTGTGCGTCAGCTTTGTAGGAGAGGGACCGACCGCTACTGTGGAAGGGGCCCAGAGCGATCTCGGGCAAGTCCCAAGACGGCCATATCACGACACGGATGCACGGGATGGTGGGACGCACTGAATTTGACGCCTAGCGTGGCATTCTCCTTGCTGGTCCGGGGCAGCAGCTTCGACTGGACGGACATGCCATTGGCGCGAGCGTCGGCGGGGATGAGCGATAGGAACAACCTGGCGGGCTTCGATCGGGGGCTGAAGGGGTTGAAGGCAACGCGGACTTCTGTGAGGAAACGGGTGATCATGTTGGCGAATGTGAAGTGGGACGAGGTGGCGGGCAGGAGCgcagagagaagaaggagccTGCAGAGGGTCAGTCGAAGAGAGCCGTGATTTGTTCGACGCAGCCTCACACTGGAATtgcgacgacgacaacaacaacaacaacaacaacaacaacgacactTCGAGACACGGCTGAACTGATCGATGCTCATGTCCAGACGAACAAGTCCGTGCGCCGCGGCTTTTCGATCGGCGCTGTGGGTCTGAACGGCCAGCTGGACCGCTCCCCTCCGTCATAGCTTTCGCATTCGAACACCTATTAGATGCACAATGGCGCCTCTACCTCCCACCATTCAGACGCTCTCCACCCGTCTGACCGCTCTGACAGAGGCCAACAAGTCTGTCGGCCAACTCACACAGCGACTTGCCAAGTTAGACTTCCAGCCTGGATCTCAGCCGCTGAACGGTGAAGAGGGGGATGTGCGTCTGGAACTCAGTGCTGAGATACACGAGAACTTGAAAGGCATTGAAGAGGAGCTCGAGCTGCTGAGACAAGAGGTTGAAGATGTCCTGCAGCAGGGCTCTGGACTCTCTGGAAAACGACGAGACAGTACAAGGGAGAGTGAGCGATCTAGGCTTGCAGTTCTCCTTGCACGGTTAACAGAGGACTTGAAGTTGTGAGTATATGCACCCTCCACGGGAGTCGGCAGCAAGCACTGACCTCTTGCGTGTCCAACAGATCAAGATCGCAATACCGCAAAGCCCAACTTAGCGCCAAACACAACGCCGAACGCGCAAAGCTCAAGGAACGAGAGCTCCTCTTCTCGAGCCTGCAATCCGGCGCCTCGACACCGTCATCCGCCTACCGCCAACGCAAGCAAAACAAAGGCCTTGCGGAAGAGGAAATCGTCGCGCAAGCCTCCTCAGACGTTACAGCCGCCCTACGACGAACACACCAGTTGATGCAAAGCGAGCTGTCGCGCTCTCGATTTGCCCAAGAAACTCTCGAACAATCCACCGCCGCACTCGCCGACCTAGGGGAGAAGTACTCTGACCTCACCACGCTCCTCGCAAACAGCAGGACCCTCGTCACCACCTTGCTGAAGAGTACCAAAAGCGACACCTGGTACCTCGAAACCACATTCTACATTCTCATCACGACCATTATCTGGCTGATCTTCCGCCGCTGGCTATACGGACCGCTAACGTGGTTCCTTGTTTGGCCGCTCAAGCTGATATTTCGTGTCGTCTTCGGCGTTGTTGGGTTCAGCACCGCAGCAAGCGCAACATCATCTAGCATTGCAGTCGCCTCGGAACCAAGCACAAGTCTCATCGTCAAGCCCAGCGCTACAGGTGGCGCACCTAGACGGAACAGCGATTCCAGCGCTCCACCACCGCAGAAGTACGTACGCGTTGGCGGCGGAGGCAGAGGCTATCGCCAAGGAGATCCAAGTCCGCCCGACTCGTTATCTCAGCAAGTCGGCCAGATGGCAGAGCACacgcaacagcagcaacaggaGGAGGTGGCGGAGCACCCTCAGTTAAGGGCGAACCGACAGCAGCCAGACAAAGAGGGCCCTGTGGTTCGAGGCGATGGGACGGTGTTGGAAGAAAGCGACAAGCCGAGGAAtccgaagaagaagatgtgGGAGGAGGATGTAGAGAGTGCGAAGCATGGTCAAGCGCAGCAGGTGCAGCAGCAGGTGCAGCAGCAGGAAGGAGTGGGGCAGAGGAGGAAGCGGGATGAGCTGTAGACGGCAGGCAATAGAACCATGCAAAGAACACGGACATTACTATCTATTCACCATCTTTTCCCTCATCATCTATAGTTACACGATAGATGAGAAATCACACAGATACCGCAATGATTGCATAGAAAGAAACAAGAGAAAGAAAGCAGTAAAACACGCTATAAAACGTAGGTGATAGAATCACATGAAAGGAATAGAGATAGTCCTATTTTATTTATTGTTATTtctcttattatctatagttaCACGATAGATAAGAAATCACACAGATACTGCAATAATTGTATAGAAAGAAATAAGAGAAAGAAAGTAGTAAAACAAAAACGCGCTATAAAGCGTTGGTAATAGAATTATATAAAAGGAATAGAGATAGACCTATTTTATTTATTGTTTTTTctcttattatctatctatagctaagtaggaGAGGAGTAGCTATATAAGATAAATAAGGAATTATATGCATACTGCTATAGTAACATAACATACGTAGGGGTATTAAAGAAGGGCGCTAATGTGTGTAAGATAAGAAAACAGACAACTGTAGCTCTAACGTCTCTCTAGACAAGGTATAAGGTATAAGGTTAAGTATAGTGTAAGGTATttactatagtaggtagtagtaatagatagtaataataaGGTAGATACTACGATAATTGTATAGAAAGAAACAAGAGAAAGAAAGTAGTAAAACAAAAACACGCTATAAAACGTAGGTAATAGAATCACATAAAAGGAATAGAGATAGTCCTATTTATTTATAGTTATTTCTCTCATCATCCGTCTATAGCCAAGCAGGAGAGGAGTGGCTATGTGAGATGAACGAGGAATCATATGCGTACTGCTATAGTGACGCAACATGCGTGGGGGTATCAAAGAAGGGCGCCAATGCGTGCAAGATGAGAAAACAGACGACTGTGGCTCCAACGTCTCTCTAGACAAGGTACAAGGTACAAGGTCGAGTGTAGTGTGAGGTGTCTACCACGGtaggtggtggtgatggatGGCGACGACAAGGATGAGCTTGACTCAATGATGATGGTCattctcctcctcctcctcccccTCACTCTCGTCTCCCAGCGTCTCGGGCACGTCGACATGGTCCTCAATCTCCTCGTTGAGCAGGAGGCCCATGTCAAACGTGCGCTCTCTGCGCTCCTCGGCGGCGTCCCAGTCGCAGCGGCAGTCCTCCATGATGAGTCGAATGGCCACCTCGGGGACCAGGACGGCCTGGACAAAAGTAGCGGGGCCCGAGGCCTGCACGACGGGGTCGCTGCACCGCTGGATTGGTTTGCTCAGGAGAGCCATGACGGATTCGGTGATGAGGCGGCGGCCGCGCGGGCCGTAGTAGCCCGGGTAGACTGCGTTGTCGTCGAGGGCGTACGAGGCGAGTTGAGCTTGCTTGGAGGGGGACAGGTCGGCGCGCTTCGAGGGTACGGCGGCGGCTTTGCCCGTCAGGGCGAGGGGCTCGTAGCGCGCGCGGTAGGTGCTGGCGACGTCGCCGGTGAGGATGCCGTGCAGCGACATGCGGTGTTTCTTGATCCGTTTGGGCAGCTCGTCCCACTGGATGAGCGGGAGACGTTCGGCGTCGTATTCTCTCTGCGCGGTGGCTTTCTTGTGCCCATGGCAAAACGCGGCTTGGTTCTTGACCGTCTTCTTTCGTCCCTTCCAGAAGTGCCAGTAGTCCTGCTGGGTGACGGGTTCGTTGCAGATGGCGCATTCGGTGCCCTCCTCTGCTGGAGCGGGCAGTTCGCGCATGTAGGAGTCGATGTGGTCCATTTCTTGCTGGGGGGCGCTCGAGTCGGGCAGACACGAGTCTGGCGTGTCTGATGTCAGGTCAAGATGGTCGGGCCGTGTCGGTCTCAGAAGACGGTCGAGTTCTGCCTTGTTCATTGCTGACGAGTCAGCAGCATCAGCGTCGGTACGAGGAgcttttcttctcttcttcccTGGCGCCACCGTGCGCAGCTCTGGGTCGCCTGGCTCTTCTGGCTTTGCGTGTTCCATGCCGGCGCTTATGCCAAGGTGGTGGAGCTCGTCGTCGCCCATGGTGGAGAGGTCGGGCTCGCTGCCTTCGGGCTCGAGTGCGAGGGTCTTCTTGTTGGACTGCGACCCGTAGTTTGTGGGGTCGTTGGTCCTCTTCTTCGTGGGCAGCGGGGCTGCGTGTATGTTCTTCGTCTTGCTTGCGCGGCCAAAGGTGACCTTTGGCCCCTTCTGCTCGGGTTGGCTCGACATGCCAAAGCCCCAGACATGCTGTGCCGAGGCTGCGGTGTCCTCTTTGTCTCCCCCCAGTCGCACCTTGGCTGCGCGACTCTGCTCGAACTGGCCGATCTTGGGCACTCGAAGGGCCGCACCCTGGGCTGCAGCGCTGCGAGGCTTCGTCCGGGGTGGCTTTCTCAGCCCTGGTTCTGGCCCTGGCCCTGATCGTGACGACGGAGGCTCTGCTTTTCGCTTGCGTGTGGAGCTCGAGGGCTGTCGCAGGGCGTCCTCGGTGGGCGCGGGTCTCGAGGGCTTGGGTGGGGTCCGCAGGCGCTCGTCGCCAGAAGACTGGGGCTCTCTGGTCAGGTCCAGCTCGGCGCATTCGTGGAGCCTCGGCCGGTCCTGGGGCGTGTCTTGGTTGTGGTGTGCGTGCTCGTGATCCTGGCCGGTGGCATGCGGCTTCCCACCGACCGTCTTCAGCAGCCGTGAGGCGCCGTCTCGCGTCTGGCCCAAACGGACGGCCAttggcggcagcggcagcggcagacggcagacggcagacggcagacggcagacggcagacaGCAGACAGCAGACGGCAGACGCGGGACGCTCGATACTGGACGCTCGACGCTCGACGCTCGACGCTCGCAGCAACCAAGGGAGCCCGGAGACGAGACGACGAGTAGCGAGTGCGGGaagagcactagcgtcctttCTTATCGATTGGGCCGTCACTTTTTGTCGCAGGCGCAGGGCCGACGTCGAACACACCACAGCCGACTTCTCCCAGCCAGAGCCCGCGCCGAACCCGACGACACAacgcctgcccgcctgcccgcctgcccgcctgcccgcctgcccgAC includes the following:
- a CDS encoding Protein transport protein sec20, giving the protein MAPLPPTIQTLSTRLTALTEANKSVGQLTQRLAKLDFQPGSQPLNGEEGDVRLELSAEIHENLKGIEEELELLRQEVEDVLQQGSGLSGKRRDSTRESERSRLAVLLARLTEDLKLSRSQYRKAQLSAKHNAERAKLKERELLFSSLQSGASTPSSAYRQRKQNKGLAEEEIVAQASSDVTAALRRTHQLMQSELSRSRFAQETLEQSTAALADLGEKYSDLTTLLANSRTLVTTLLKSTKSDTWYLETTFYILITTIIWLIFRRWLYGPLTWFLVWPLKLIFRVVFGVVGFSTAASATSSSIAVASEPSTSLIVKPSATGGAPRRNSDSSAPPPQKYVRVGGGGRGYRQGDPSPPDSLSQQVGQMAEHTQQQQQEEVAEHPQLRANRQQPDKEGPVVRGDGTVLEESDKPRNPKKKMWEEDVESAKHGQAQQVQQQVQQQEGVGQRRKRDEL
- a CDS encoding 39S ribosomal protein L44, mitochondrial, with product MSIDQFSRVSKCRCCCCCCCCCRRRNSSVRLRRTNHGSLRLTLCRLLLLSALLPATSSHFTFANMITRFLTEVRVAFNPFSPRSKPARLFLSLIPADARANGMSVQSKLLPRTSKENATLGVKFKDGKEMNLDLSNMRITEVMEQVDRHSRQLARKEELTGN